In the genome of Bryobacteraceae bacterium, one region contains:
- a CDS encoding Gfo/Idh/MocA family oxidoreductase, producing MDPRRDFLRKSAGAALTTSLFTGRVKGANDRVRAAFIGMGRMGRGNMNAAMKQDNLEIAAVCDVYKPHLDQAVAMTEGKAKGIKDFREILADKTIDAVCISTPDHWHAYMTVEACKAGKDVYVEKPICVTVDEGAKMVQAARKYRRVVQAGTMQRSGTHFQKAAELVRSGELGQVTFVRTWNYGFMPKEGIGNPADAQPPADLDWDLWLGPAPMHAFNANRFGVDPKAFSHFRWFWDYAGGMMTDWGIHLLDIVQMAFDEAMPTAITAIGEKLWLTDNRDTPDTLVVTYQYPTFIATYENRNSNSESMFGKSYGILFHGTKGTLFVDRSLYHYVPQKGSEFTEREVKASNNTNVAHWANFLECIKTRQKPASDIEICQRSTTTCLLGNIALRSRLRVDFDPKKWTAAQAEARKLFSREERKPWKIVV from the coding sequence ATGGATCCTCGTCGCGATTTTCTCCGCAAGTCGGCGGGCGCCGCCCTGACGACGTCTCTCTTCACGGGTAGAGTAAAGGGCGCCAACGACCGTGTGCGCGCGGCGTTCATCGGCATGGGCCGCATGGGCCGCGGCAACATGAACGCGGCGATGAAGCAGGACAACCTGGAAATCGCCGCCGTGTGCGATGTCTACAAGCCGCACCTCGATCAGGCCGTCGCGATGACGGAGGGAAAGGCAAAGGGCATCAAGGATTTTCGCGAGATCCTCGCCGATAAGACGATCGACGCGGTTTGCATCTCGACGCCGGACCATTGGCACGCCTACATGACCGTGGAAGCGTGTAAGGCGGGCAAGGACGTCTACGTGGAAAAGCCGATCTGCGTGACCGTGGACGAGGGCGCGAAGATGGTACAGGCGGCGCGCAAGTACCGGCGCGTGGTGCAGGCCGGGACGATGCAGCGCTCCGGAACGCACTTCCAGAAAGCGGCGGAATTGGTACGCAGCGGTGAGCTGGGGCAAGTGACGTTCGTGCGGACTTGGAACTACGGTTTCATGCCGAAGGAGGGCATCGGGAACCCGGCCGACGCGCAGCCGCCGGCGGATCTCGATTGGGATCTGTGGCTCGGCCCGGCCCCGATGCATGCCTTCAACGCGAACCGGTTCGGCGTGGACCCGAAGGCGTTTTCGCACTTCCGCTGGTTCTGGGACTACGCGGGCGGAATGATGACCGATTGGGGCATCCACCTGCTCGACATCGTGCAGATGGCTTTCGACGAAGCGATGCCCACGGCGATCACGGCGATCGGGGAGAAGCTTTGGCTCACCGATAACCGCGATACGCCGGACACACTGGTGGTGACGTATCAATACCCGACCTTCATCGCGACGTATGAAAACCGGAACTCCAACAGCGAATCCATGTTCGGAAAGAGCTACGGCATTCTGTTCCACGGCACGAAGGGAACGCTGTTCGTGGACCGGAGCCTCTACCACTACGTGCCGCAGAAGGGCTCCGAGTTCACCGAGCGCGAGGTGAAAGCGTCGAACAACACGAACGTAGCGCATTGGGCGAACTTCCTCGAGTGCATCAAGACACGGCAGAAGCCGGCGAGCGATATCGAGATCTGCCAGCGTTCGACGACGACCTGTCTGCTTGGCAACATCGCGCTGCGGTCCAGGCTGCGCGTGGATTTCGATCCCAAGAAGTGGACGGCGGCGCAGGCCGAGGCGCGGAAGTTGTTCTCCCGCGAGGAGCGGAAGCCCTGGAAGATCGTGGTCTAG
- a CDS encoding peptidyl-alpha-hydroxyglycine alpha-amidating lyase family protein, with protein MVFRICLAAALLGLPLAAADLANAPKLPHKLVADWAQLPAGWNFGETSGVAVDKDDHVWVFNRGPHPVMEFDKYGRFVQAWKDVPVISSHGIEIDPFGNPWLVDVKGHSVAQYTRAGRLRMIIANAGRTPGDNTTQYAFNQPTGLVFAPNGDFYVSDGYGNSRVIQYSKDGVFIRQWGEKGKGDGQFDLVHDVVLDSKGRVYVADRTNERVQVFDAQGKFIAKWTGVGAPWGLAYSPKDDSIYMADGVNNRVVKLDLDGHVLGVLSGFGKAPGKLDFAHHIAVDSDGSIYVAEIKNWRVQKFAQ; from the coding sequence ATGGTTTTCCGCATCTGCCTGGCTGCGGCCTTACTGGGCCTGCCTTTAGCAGCGGCCGACTTGGCCAACGCACCGAAGCTCCCGCACAAGCTCGTCGCCGATTGGGCCCAACTGCCCGCCGGTTGGAATTTCGGGGAAACCAGCGGTGTCGCCGTCGATAAGGACGACCACGTCTGGGTGTTCAACCGGGGGCCGCACCCGGTCATGGAGTTCGACAAGTACGGCCGATTCGTCCAGGCCTGGAAAGACGTGCCGGTGATTTCGTCGCATGGCATCGAGATCGACCCTTTCGGCAATCCGTGGCTAGTGGATGTGAAAGGCCACAGCGTCGCCCAATACACCCGCGCCGGACGCCTCCGGATGATCATCGCGAACGCCGGACGCACTCCCGGCGACAACACGACGCAGTACGCGTTCAACCAACCGACTGGGCTCGTCTTCGCCCCCAACGGTGACTTCTATGTCTCCGATGGCTATGGGAACTCGCGCGTGATCCAGTATTCAAAAGACGGCGTCTTCATTCGCCAGTGGGGTGAGAAGGGTAAAGGCGACGGGCAGTTCGATCTGGTGCACGACGTCGTGCTCGATTCCAAGGGCCGCGTCTACGTCGCCGACCGCACCAACGAGCGCGTTCAGGTCTTCGATGCGCAAGGGAAGTTTATCGCCAAGTGGACGGGCGTGGGCGCCCCATGGGGCCTTGCCTATTCGCCGAAGGACGACTCGATCTACATGGCCGATGGCGTCAACAACAGGGTCGTCAAGCTCGACCTCGACGGCCACGTGCTCGGCGTGCTGAGCGGGTTCGGCAAGGCGCCGGGAAAGCTGGACTTCGCGCACCACATCGCCGTCGACTCGGACGGGTCCATCTACGTCGCAGAAATCAAGAACTGGAGAGTCCAGAAGTTCGCGCAGTGA
- a CDS encoding DUF1990 domain-containing protein yields the protein MSIIRFREPDTASIRDFLNDRQFQPFSYPETGYTQSGKRPAGYHIDRHRVQLGAGEAAFERARKSLRDWRMFSLDWVRLCWPFKRIQPGVVVGIVTHQYWFWTLNAARIVYVIDEPRRFGFAYGTLLDHVARGEEQFLVDWRDDDSVWYEISSFSVARHWIGWAGYPLARLLQRQFGRDSVRAMARAMVEDRAPIRIAG from the coding sequence GTGAGCATCATTCGTTTCCGGGAACCGGACACCGCCAGCATTCGCGATTTTCTGAACGACCGGCAGTTCCAGCCTTTTTCCTACCCCGAAACCGGATACACACAGTCCGGAAAGAGACCCGCCGGCTATCATATCGACCGGCATCGGGTTCAACTGGGAGCCGGCGAAGCCGCGTTCGAGCGCGCCCGGAAATCGCTGCGCGATTGGCGGATGTTCTCCCTGGACTGGGTCCGGCTGTGTTGGCCCTTCAAGCGAATCCAGCCCGGAGTCGTCGTCGGAATCGTAACCCATCAGTACTGGTTCTGGACTTTGAACGCCGCGCGGATCGTCTACGTCATCGACGAACCCCGGCGTTTTGGGTTCGCCTACGGGACGCTGCTCGACCACGTGGCCCGCGGCGAGGAACAGTTCCTGGTGGACTGGCGCGACGACGACAGCGTCTGGTATGAGATCAGTTCGTTCTCCGTCGCCCGCCATTGGATCGGATGGGCCGGGTATCCACTCGCACGGCTGCTCCAACGCCAGTTCGGGAGAGACTCCGTGCGCGCCATGGCGCGGGCGATGGTGGAAGACCGGGCCCCGATTCGCATCGCCGGCTGA
- a CDS encoding mandelate racemase/muconate lactonizing enzyme family protein — protein MTRRELALRSPLAAALTRALPARAADLKLSRYELFAVRVPFAERVREAWTRSWEHQKRDQRDYELTFVRLHSAGGLTGIGEAKMPRAQAEQKLKAMMGREPKDYLANDDLRGILIAVADLMGKSAGVPVARLLNPKARTKVQPTWWSQCFPPALMASEAKLGASLGYRIHKVKARPWEDPIAQAEAICGAIPKSMKVWADANATWATVDKTVEVARELAKFPNYFAIESPFARTNVDGYRALRKLRRDGKFPLMIAEHVDAMIVSGELETWTKEGLLDAWIAGAPKLGTYTKTLSDRAAAAKAPVWIEHSIDNGIAQVFQAHQVAAYEGLQYAIAISHVLADDCMAERFTVKDGWFEIGSKPGLGVSLDEAALDKYRIG, from the coding sequence ATGACACGCCGGGAACTGGCTCTTCGATCTCCACTCGCCGCGGCGTTGACCCGCGCTTTGCCGGCGCGGGCGGCAGACCTGAAACTGTCCAGGTACGAACTGTTTGCGGTACGCGTGCCGTTCGCCGAACGGGTCCGCGAGGCTTGGACGCGTAGTTGGGAGCACCAGAAGCGCGACCAGCGCGACTATGAGCTGACGTTCGTCCGGCTTCACTCTGCCGGCGGGTTGACCGGTATCGGCGAGGCGAAGATGCCCCGCGCGCAGGCCGAGCAGAAGCTCAAGGCGATGATGGGCCGCGAGCCGAAGGACTACCTCGCGAACGACGACCTGCGCGGAATTCTGATCGCGGTGGCGGATCTGATGGGGAAGTCGGCGGGCGTACCCGTGGCGCGACTATTGAATCCGAAGGCTCGGACGAAGGTTCAACCGACGTGGTGGAGCCAGTGCTTCCCACCGGCGCTGATGGCATCGGAGGCGAAGCTTGGGGCGTCGCTCGGCTACCGGATTCACAAGGTGAAGGCGCGCCCGTGGGAGGATCCGATCGCGCAGGCAGAGGCGATCTGCGGAGCGATTCCGAAATCGATGAAGGTCTGGGCCGACGCCAACGCGACGTGGGCGACGGTGGATAAGACCGTCGAGGTTGCGCGGGAGCTCGCGAAGTTTCCGAACTACTTCGCAATCGAATCTCCATTCGCTCGAACGAACGTGGATGGCTACCGGGCGCTGCGCAAGCTGCGGCGCGACGGCAAGTTTCCATTGATGATCGCCGAGCACGTGGACGCGATGATCGTCTCTGGCGAGTTGGAGACGTGGACGAAGGAGGGGCTGCTCGACGCCTGGATCGCCGGGGCGCCGAAGCTCGGAACGTACACGAAGACTCTTTCCGACCGCGCGGCGGCGGCGAAGGCGCCGGTGTGGATCGAGCATTCGATCGATAACGGCATCGCTCAGGTGTTCCAGGCGCACCAAGTGGCGGCGTATGAAGGCCTCCAGTACGCGATCGCGATTTCGCACGTGCTGGCCGACGATTGCATGGCGGAGCGGTTCACCGTGAAGGATGGGTGGTTCGAGATCGGGTCGAAGCCCGGTCTGGGTGTTTCGCTCGACGAGGCCGCGCTGGATAAGTACCGGATCGGCTGA
- a CDS encoding S9 family peptidase: MKFPIALLLAYLTAAAAPRPMTFLDVAGMRSVSKPVISPDGRRAVYSLSSPDWKEGKSFSDIYLVPTAGGPAAARRLTFTAGRNETDPQWSRDGAFIVFESNREAPSNKEKQTQLYAIRPDGGEARRLGDHKDGAQGGAFSHDGKWLAYLAGPPEQRQIWTIAAAGLHSAEPRQLTRHATPVESFLFSRDGTRIYFVAPDADDKANRERIRKKFTARLRNEVTPLRHLWAIELDTGKELRLTSGTDYSVSTVAVSPDSKWVAFRGVPSDRYLRTVTESPTYADLYLLEASSGRIERLTNNVDVRESALSFSPDGAVIAFTAADDFTYFRNEKIYVRPVTGGEWRELGGAYDEQMGLDFWSTDGRTIYFNGGHRATGQLFAVSLATGTVRQVSRVDGVLSVDRDEDTNAFVARFTGPDAPPNFYVLDDPEDAAVRAKWKPLTDANPQVRELALGKVEAVQWKSTDGRMIEGVLVKPVGYEAGKRYPLIVQIHGGPAGASTLAFNASHGTYSHIYAGAGYACLLPNYRGSSNYGQRHRMEISGDYFRLGYDDIMTGVDHLIAQGIADPDRLGAMGWSAGGHWSNWILTHTDRFKAISSGAGAMNWISMYAQSDVQRNREFYYQGPPYDRFEHYWDVSPLKYIKNAKTPTLIHVVDGDPRVPRPQSEELHMALRKLGVPTEFLVYPGSTHGIPDARNQMVKMKAEFNWFERYIRGRQTWLDWQELLDTLDDSSEPAKTSDAER; this comes from the coding sequence ATGAAGTTTCCGATCGCCCTGCTCCTGGCGTACCTCACAGCCGCTGCCGCGCCGCGGCCCATGACGTTCCTCGACGTGGCCGGCATGCGCTCGGTCTCGAAGCCCGTTATCAGCCCCGACGGCAGACGCGCCGTCTATTCGCTCTCATCGCCGGATTGGAAGGAGGGCAAGTCCTTTTCCGATATCTACCTCGTGCCCACCGCCGGGGGCCCGGCCGCCGCTCGCCGGCTCACGTTTACAGCCGGCCGAAACGAGACGGACCCACAATGGTCCCGCGATGGCGCCTTCATAGTCTTCGAGTCGAACCGCGAGGCTCCCTCGAACAAAGAGAAGCAGACGCAGCTTTATGCCATTCGTCCCGATGGCGGCGAAGCCCGGCGGCTCGGCGATCACAAGGACGGCGCCCAAGGTGGTGCGTTCTCTCATGACGGAAAGTGGCTCGCCTATCTTGCCGGCCCTCCAGAGCAGCGCCAGATCTGGACGATCGCCGCCGCAGGTCTCCACTCCGCCGAGCCTCGGCAACTCACCAGACACGCCACGCCGGTGGAATCCTTCCTCTTCTCCCGCGACGGCACGCGCATCTACTTCGTCGCGCCCGACGCCGACGACAAGGCCAATAGGGAGCGCATCCGCAAGAAGTTCACCGCTCGCCTTCGCAACGAAGTAACGCCGCTGCGGCACTTGTGGGCAATCGAACTCGATACCGGCAAGGAACTCCGTCTCACCTCCGGTACGGATTATTCGGTGAGCACCGTGGCGGTCTCGCCAGATTCGAAGTGGGTCGCCTTCCGCGGCGTGCCGTCGGATCGCTATCTCCGCACGGTCACGGAGTCTCCTACCTACGCCGACCTCTATCTGCTCGAAGCCTCCTCGGGCCGCATCGAGCGGCTCACCAACAATGTCGACGTCCGCGAGAGCGCCCTTTCCTTTTCGCCGGACGGCGCCGTCATCGCGTTCACGGCGGCTGATGATTTCACCTATTTTCGAAACGAGAAGATCTACGTACGGCCCGTCACCGGCGGAGAATGGCGGGAACTCGGCGGCGCCTACGACGAACAGATGGGCCTTGATTTCTGGTCCACCGACGGCAGAACCATCTACTTCAACGGCGGTCACCGCGCCACCGGACAACTGTTCGCCGTTTCGCTGGCGACAGGTACGGTCCGGCAGGTGAGCCGCGTCGACGGGGTCCTGTCGGTCGACCGCGACGAAGATACGAATGCCTTCGTGGCTCGTTTCACCGGCCCTGACGCTCCGCCGAACTTCTACGTCCTCGACGATCCGGAAGATGCGGCCGTGCGGGCAAAGTGGAAACCGCTGACCGACGCCAACCCCCAGGTCCGCGAACTCGCGCTCGGCAAGGTTGAGGCCGTTCAGTGGAAGTCAACCGACGGCAGGATGATCGAGGGCGTCCTCGTTAAGCCCGTCGGGTATGAGGCAGGCAAACGATATCCGCTGATCGTTCAGATCCACGGCGGCCCGGCTGGCGCGTCCACGTTGGCATTCAACGCGAGTCACGGTACCTACTCGCATATCTATGCCGGGGCCGGCTACGCATGCCTCCTGCCGAACTACAGGGGCTCCTCGAACTACGGCCAGCGTCATCGCATGGAGATCTCGGGCGACTATTTCCGCCTCGGCTACGACGACATCATGACCGGCGTCGACCACCTCATCGCGCAAGGCATCGCCGATCCGGACCGTCTCGGCGCCATGGGCTGGAGCGCCGGCGGACACTGGTCCAACTGGATCCTCACTCACACAGACCGCTTCAAGGCGATCTCTTCCGGCGCCGGCGCGATGAATTGGATCTCCATGTACGCGCAGTCCGACGTGCAGCGCAATCGCGAATTCTACTATCAGGGTCCACCCTACGATCGGTTCGAACACTACTGGGATGTCTCCCCGTTGAAGTACATCAAGAACGCCAAGACGCCGACACTGATCCACGTCGTCGACGGTGACCCGCGCGTTCCCCGGCCGCAAAGCGAAGAGCTGCACATGGCTCTTCGGAAGCTTGGCGTTCCCACCGAATTTCTGGTCTACCCAGGGAGCACGCATGGCATTCCCGACGCCCGCAATCAAATGGTGAAGATGAAGGCAGAGTTCAATTGGTTCGAACGCTACATTCGCGGCCGGCAGACCTGGCTCGACTGGCAGGAACTGCTCGATACGCTCGACGATTCTTCCGAGCCCGCCAAGACCTCGGACGCCGAACGCTGA
- a CDS encoding MaoC family dehydratase gives MGRTIAGIDEIKSLVGQEVGVSRWYTIGAERIAEFARVTEDEQWIHLDAERAAKESPYGTTIAHGFLTLSFLSEMNRDAVDLQGDYKMRINYGLNRVRFPAAAPAGCRVRGRFVLGAAEDFGGGIQLRWDCTVEVEGQSKPALAAEWLVRVYV, from the coding sequence ATGGGGCGGACGATCGCCGGGATCGACGAAATAAAGTCGCTGGTAGGCCAGGAGGTCGGCGTCAGCCGCTGGTACACGATCGGCGCGGAGCGTATCGCCGAGTTCGCGCGCGTGACCGAGGATGAGCAGTGGATCCATCTCGACGCCGAACGCGCCGCGAAGGAGTCGCCCTACGGAACAACGATCGCGCACGGGTTTCTCACGTTGTCGTTCCTGTCGGAAATGAACCGCGACGCCGTCGACCTGCAGGGCGATTACAAGATGCGCATCAACTACGGCCTGAACCGGGTGCGGTTTCCGGCCGCGGCTCCGGCCGGGTGTCGCGTTCGCGGGCGATTCGTACTGGGCGCAGCGGAGGATTTCGGCGGCGGCATCCAACTGCGGTGGGATTGCACTGTGGAGGTGGAAGGTCAGTCGAAGCCGGCATTGGCGGCGGAGTGGCTCGTTCGGGTGTACGTTTAG
- a CDS encoding indolepyruvate ferredoxin oxidoreductase family protein, producing the protein MRLTDKYTAESGVVYLTGIQALVRLALEQMRLDRDAGLRTGCYITGYEGSPLGGYDFALARAGSLLREHDIHFRPAMNEDLAATSIFGTQIVNVLGDKGKPATDGVVGIWYGKGPGVDRSGDALRHANLSGTPGLSAALVLAGDDHPCKSSSIPHQSDFSLYNVNIPILFPGNAQEILDYGLYAIALSRYSGAWTSLKLLTQTCDGGGAVEIDRSRYRYASPPGYQKRTDARLVPGIALGLEHEANVHRLAAVLEFGRANPVNRWVGGRNGVTTGIVTAGKYYYDVMQALAASGIAEDDLDAMGISIAKFGMTYPLEPGFVRDFADPLETIVVVEEKRSFVELQLREALFNLSEHPMILGKRDESGASLFPPTGELDPDRILEGLARAIPELGGHPGVRRRLAEVEAAHARPIELKTFRAPNYCSGCPHNRSTLLFEGQAAGGGIGCHGMGFLLEDADRGYSFATQMGGEGAAWFGMAPFAGRDHIFQNIGDGTYFHSGSLAIQAAVASGVNITYKLLYNGHVAMTGGQDAVGAIPIPALTRKLEAEGVRRTVIVAEDPDRYSGAAGLAANASVRGRAEFEAVTRELEKTAGVTVLIYDQECAAEKRRARSRGKYAEPARRLVIHEEVCEGCWDCVRQSNCMSLQPVETPLGEKMRIHQPSCNKDYSCALGDCPSFVTVNVKPGTGLRKEEPAAIDTANLPAPPPFPDLAGGYRILSPGIGGTGVVTINALLAAAAVMDGLHAITLDQTGLAQKGGAVVSHLLLSRAPLEAAAKTNAASASLVLAFDLVTALQPDQLRCLASDRTRAAVNRKVTPTAESIRKRLPVEVNPAGRLKAYAIPGAVVECDAAGLSERHFGTHMMTNMILLGAAWQVGFVPLTLASIEAAIRLNNVEIERNLQAFALGRHAAIRRNEPNDGPEPPRSPDYDSRLRDYQDSGYAVRFRDFVERVRARRPDLAEAAARGMFRLMAVKDEYEVARMLSSPAFRRGLDEQWEAVESIAFHLHPPLLRRLGRTAKVELGEWALPLLRVLAALKFVRGTRFDVFGYTAHRRLERSLPAWYEKAVIEALDWPDPDAVDEVVGLADTIRGYEGIKEAKIAAAKSRLESLRSTVRTVVAAGA; encoded by the coding sequence GTGCGGCTCACCGATAAATACACCGCCGAGAGCGGGGTCGTCTACCTCACCGGCATCCAGGCGCTGGTGCGACTGGCGCTTGAACAGATGCGCCTGGACCGGGACGCCGGACTCCGCACGGGCTGCTACATCACCGGGTATGAGGGGTCGCCGCTGGGTGGGTACGACTTCGCCCTTGCCCGCGCCGGCAGCCTGCTCCGCGAGCACGACATTCATTTCCGCCCGGCGATGAACGAGGATCTCGCCGCAACATCGATCTTCGGAACACAAATCGTCAACGTCCTTGGCGACAAAGGGAAGCCCGCCACAGATGGCGTGGTCGGCATCTGGTACGGCAAGGGACCCGGCGTCGATCGTTCCGGCGACGCCCTCCGGCATGCCAACCTCTCCGGTACTCCGGGTCTGAGCGCGGCGTTGGTGCTCGCCGGCGACGATCACCCTTGCAAGAGTTCGTCCATTCCTCACCAGAGCGATTTCTCGCTCTACAACGTCAACATCCCGATCCTGTTCCCCGGCAACGCTCAGGAGATCCTCGACTACGGGCTTTATGCGATCGCGCTATCGCGCTACTCCGGCGCCTGGACGTCTCTGAAACTACTGACGCAGACCTGCGACGGCGGAGGCGCCGTGGAGATCGACCGTTCCCGGTATCGCTACGCTTCGCCCCCCGGCTATCAGAAGCGAACCGACGCGCGCCTGGTGCCGGGCATCGCGCTCGGCCTGGAGCACGAGGCCAATGTGCATCGGCTCGCCGCGGTGCTCGAGTTCGGCCGCGCCAATCCGGTGAACCGCTGGGTGGGCGGACGGAACGGCGTCACCACCGGTATCGTCACCGCCGGCAAGTATTATTACGACGTGATGCAGGCCCTTGCGGCCAGCGGCATCGCCGAAGACGACCTCGACGCGATGGGCATCTCCATCGCCAAGTTCGGCATGACGTATCCGCTCGAGCCAGGCTTCGTGCGCGACTTCGCAGATCCGCTCGAGACCATCGTCGTCGTGGAGGAGAAACGCAGCTTCGTCGAATTGCAGCTTCGCGAGGCTCTGTTCAATCTCTCCGAGCACCCGATGATCCTCGGCAAGCGCGACGAATCCGGCGCTTCGCTGTTTCCGCCGACGGGCGAACTCGACCCGGATCGGATTCTTGAGGGCCTCGCCCGCGCGATTCCGGAGTTGGGCGGCCACCCGGGAGTCCGGCGCCGCCTGGCCGAAGTCGAAGCCGCCCACGCCCGGCCGATCGAGCTCAAGACGTTTCGCGCGCCCAACTACTGCTCGGGCTGTCCGCACAACCGAAGCACCCTTTTGTTCGAGGGACAGGCGGCGGGTGGCGGCATCGGTTGCCACGGGATGGGCTTCCTGCTCGAAGATGCGGATCGCGGCTACTCGTTCGCCACGCAGATGGGCGGCGAGGGAGCGGCCTGGTTCGGCATGGCCCCGTTCGCCGGCCGCGACCACATCTTCCAGAACATCGGTGATGGCACCTACTTCCACTCGGGTTCGCTCGCCATTCAGGCAGCCGTCGCGAGCGGCGTCAATATCACCTACAAGCTCCTCTACAACGGGCACGTGGCGATGACAGGCGGGCAGGACGCGGTGGGGGCGATCCCGATTCCCGCCCTCACCCGCAAGCTCGAGGCCGAGGGCGTCCGGCGGACGGTGATCGTCGCCGAGGATCCGGATCGCTATTCGGGCGCGGCGGGACTTGCGGCCAACGCATCGGTGCGGGGCCGCGCGGAGTTCGAGGCGGTGACACGGGAACTCGAGAAGACGGCCGGCGTAACCGTACTGATCTACGACCAGGAGTGCGCGGCCGAAAAGCGCCGTGCCCGGTCGCGCGGGAAGTACGCGGAACCGGCGCGCCGGCTGGTGATTCACGAAGAGGTTTGCGAGGGATGCTGGGATTGCGTGCGTCAGTCCAACTGCATGAGTCTCCAGCCGGTGGAGACGCCGCTCGGCGAGAAGATGCGCATCCATCAGCCGAGCTGCAACAAAGACTACTCGTGCGCGCTCGGCGATTGCCCCTCGTTCGTAACGGTGAACGTCAAACCAGGGACTGGGCTTCGCAAGGAGGAGCCGGCGGCCATCGACACGGCGAACCTTCCCGCCCCGCCCCCGTTCCCGGACCTGGCGGGCGGCTACCGCATCCTCAGCCCGGGAATCGGCGGAACGGGTGTCGTGACGATCAACGCGCTGCTCGCCGCCGCCGCCGTCATGGATGGTTTGCACGCGATCACGCTCGATCAGACTGGGCTCGCGCAGAAAGGCGGGGCTGTCGTTTCCCACCTCCTGCTCAGCCGGGCGCCGCTTGAGGCTGCGGCCAAAACCAACGCCGCCTCAGCCAGTCTGGTTCTGGCGTTCGACCTCGTCACTGCGCTCCAGCCCGATCAACTGCGCTGTCTTGCCTCGGACCGGACGCGCGCGGCCGTCAACCGGAAGGTGACGCCCACTGCGGAATCGATCCGTAAGCGTTTGCCCGTCGAGGTCAACCCCGCGGGCCGGCTCAAAGCCTACGCGATTCCGGGAGCCGTGGTGGAATGCGACGCGGCGGGGCTCTCCGAACGCCATTTCGGGACGCACATGATGACGAACATGATCCTGCTCGGGGCCGCCTGGCAGGTTGGGTTTGTGCCCCTCACCCTAGCGTCGATCGAGGCGGCCATCCGGCTGAACAACGTTGAAATAGAACGAAATCTGCAAGCGTTCGCCCTCGGCCGGCACGCCGCAATCCGAAGGAACGAACCAAACGATGGCCCGGAGCCGCCACGCTCCCCGGACTACGACTCCCGCCTCCGCGACTACCAGGACTCCGGGTACGCGGTGCGGTTCCGCGACTTCGTCGAGCGCGTGCGGGCTCGACGTCCGGACTTGGCCGAAGCCGCGGCCCGCGGCATGTTTCGGCTAATGGCCGTGAAAGACGAATACGAGGTGGCGCGGATGCTTTCGAGCCCGGCATTTCGGCGCGGCCTTGATGAGCAGTGGGAGGCGGTGGAATCGATCGCGTTCCATCTGCACCCGCCGCTGCTGCGCCGCCTCGGCCGAACCGCGAAGGTCGAACTTGGCGAGTGGGCGTTGCCGCTCCTGCGGGTGCTGGCCGCGTTGAAGTTCGTGCGTGGGACGCGTTTCGATGTTTTCGGCTACACGGCTCACCGCCGCCTCGAGCGCAGCTTGCCGGCATGGTACGAGAAGGCGGTGATCGAAGCGCTGGACTGGCCGGACCCGGACGCGGTTGACGAGGTAGTGGGGCTGGCCGATACGATTCGGGGCTACGAAGGGATCAAAGAAGCGAAGATCGCGGCCGCCAAGTCTCGCCTGGAATCGCTGCGGTCCACGGTGCGCACAGTGGTCGCGGCGGGTGCCTGA
- a CDS encoding ORF6N domain-containing protein, with amino-acid sequence MTAVDRPSKGLAENANGKENSTSLDVPNVLIERRIHLIRGHKVMLSGDLADLCLVETRALVQAGKRNRSRFPEDFMFQLDVAEFGIVRSQNVISSWGGARRSTPCAFSELGVAMLSSVLKSPRAIQANIITMRAFVELREVMAAHRELAGRIERLERKYDQHDRELQSVFTAIKNLLQRDQTASKRRIGSPESAPEPAKGQRRVR; translated from the coding sequence TTGACCGCGGTTGACCGGCCTTCGAAAGGACTCGCTGAAAACGCAAATGGCAAAGAAAATTCCACATCACTCGATGTTCCCAATGTTCTGATCGAACGCCGAATTCATCTCATCCGTGGCCACAAGGTGATGCTGAGCGGCGACCTCGCGGATCTTTGTCTTGTCGAGACCCGTGCGTTGGTACAAGCGGGGAAACGCAATCGCAGCCGCTTCCCCGAGGACTTCATGTTCCAGCTCGACGTGGCCGAGTTCGGGATAGTGAGATCACAAAACGTGATTTCAAGTTGGGGCGGTGCGCGCCGCTCCACGCCGTGCGCATTCTCGGAACTGGGCGTCGCGATGCTCTCTTCCGTACTCAAGAGCCCGCGGGCGATTCAGGCCAATATCATCACTATGAGAGCGTTCGTGGAGTTGCGCGAGGTGATGGCGGCTCATCGGGAGCTGGCCGGCAGAATCGAGCGTCTCGAGCGGAAGTACGATCAACACGACCGGGAACTCCAGTCCGTGTTCACCGCGATCAAGAATCTCCTCCAGCGCGATCAGACCGCTTCCAAGCGCCGGATCGGTTCTCCGGAGTCGGCGCCCGAACCCGCGAAGGGCCAGCGCCGCGTACGCTGA